One window from the genome of Malus domestica chromosome 01, GDT2T_hap1 encodes:
- the LOC103443044 gene encoding scarecrow-like protein 8: protein MQSGGYNDGRGSGVPDFYPNGRSISIAAAMNGHNPSQNNPYHRSQLPGLFLDPTASQIARQTQFQPQTQNPAAGLIGKRTLAEFQAQQQNHYNLHQNPSQNLYLRSLKPRTFQHSSPISPLSPIDFSSGSSISGSESLFSSTSILPHQRFGLPMLQQPRPQPINQPAPPAMSYVNNLVPNNRVQNNPVQTRGVDSEKMFSNRLQELEKQLLDDNDEDDEGDAVSVITKTNSEWSETIQNLMGTAAPSQNQKPISPSPTSSSSSSSSVASPATSTCSKQSLMEAATAISDGKSEAAVEILTRMTPTQVANPRPSSEQRLLEFMGLALKSRVNPIDNPPPIAELFRQEHTGSTQSLYELSPCFRLGFTAANLAILEATMTDQSATSKVHVIDFDIGQGGQYVHLFHALVARQNGRPAVVKITTVADNGGEERLRMVHQKLSQAAQRLGVRLEFNVASQKIGDLNRESLGCEPDEPIAVNLAFKLYSMPDESVSTDNPRDELLRRVKGLAPRVVTLVEQELNTNTAPFMARVNECCAYYGALLESIEATVPRENPERVKAEEALSRKVANSVACEGRDRVERCEVFGKWRARMGMAGFELRPMGPNVTESLKNRLVSGNRVNSGFTVKEENGGVCFGWISRTLTVASAWR, encoded by the coding sequence ATGCAATCGGGCGGTTACAACGACGGAAGAGGCAGCGGCGTTCCTGACTTCTACCCAAACGGCCGATCCATCTCCATCGCCGCAGCCATGAACGGCCACAACCCATCTCAGAACAATCCCTACCACCGATCCCAGCTCCCCGGCCTGTTCCTCGACCCCACAGCATCTCAGATCGCTCGCCAAACACAATTCCAaccccaaacccaaaacccagcaGCCGGTCTCATTGGAAAGCGGACGCTGGCGGAGTTCCAAGCCCAGCAGCAGAACCACTACAACCTCCACCAGAATCCGAGCCAAAATCTCTATCTACGTTCCCTAAAGCCAAGAACTTTCCAGCACTCCTCTCCGATTTCGCCGTTATCTCCGATAGACTTCTCATCTGGGTCATCAATTTCAGGCTCCGAGTCTTTGTTTTCGTCCACCTCGATTTTGCCTCATCAGCGATTCGGGTTGCCTATGCTTCAGCAGCCCCGCCCTCAGCCCATTAACCAGCCAGCACCACCGGCGATGTCGTATGTTAACAATCTGGTTCCCAACAATCGGGTTCAGAACAACCCGGTTCAGACCCGAGGTGTGGACTCCGAGAAGATGTTTAGCAACAGGCTGCAAGAGTTGGAGAAACAGCTTCTCGACGATAACGACGAGGACGACGAAGGCGACGCTGTTTCTGTCATTACTAAAACCAACAGCGAGTGGTCCGAGACGATACAGAATCTGATGGGTACGGCGGCTCCGAGTCAGAACCAGAAGCCCATTTCGCCGTCGCCTACTTCGTCGTCGTCTTCCTCGTCCTCTGTGGCGTCTCCTGCTACCTCCACGTGTTCCAAGCAGTCACTCATGGAAGCCGCGACGGCTATTTCTGATGGGAAATCCGAGGCCGCGGTGGAGATCCTCACCCGGATGACTCCGACCCAGGTCGCGAATCCTAGACCCAGTTCAGAACAAAGGCTTCTGGAGTTCATGGGTTTAGCTTTGAAGTCTCGGGTCAACCCGATTGATAACCCGCCACCGATAGCGGAGCTTTTTAGGCAGGAGCATACCGGGTCGACTCAGTCGCTTTACGAGTTATCTCCGTGTTTCAGACTCGGATTTACGGCCGCTAACCTCGCAATCCTAGAAGCGACCATGACGGACCAATCAGCGACCAGTAAGGTTCATGTGATTGACTTCGACATAGGGCAGGGTGGTCAGTACGTGCATCTTTTCCACGCGCTCGTCGCGCGTCAGAATGGCAGGCCCGCTGTCGTGAAGATCACCACCGTCGCGGATAATGGTGGGGAGGAGAGGCTGAGAATGGTCCATCAGAAACTGAGTCAAGCCGCCCAGCGACTCGGGGTCCGTCTGGAATTCAACGTAGCGAGCCAGAAAATCGGCGACCTGAACCGGGAATCGCTGGGTTGCGAACCGGACGAGCCGATCGCCGTAAATTTGGCTTTCAAACTGTACAGCATGCCGGACGAGAGCGTGTCCACGGACAACCCCCGCGACGAGCTCCTGCGGCGCGTGAAGGGACTGGCGCCGCGTGTGGTGACGCTGGTGGAGCAGGAGCTCAACACCAACACCGCACCCTTCATGGCGCGCGTAAACGAGTGCTGCGCGTACTACGGGGCCCTGCTGGAGTCGATCGAGGCGACGGTGCCGAGGGAGAACCCGGAGCGAGTCAAGGCGGAGGAGGCGCTGAGTCGGAAGGTAGCGAACTCGGTTGCTTGCGAAGGGAGGGATCGCGTGGAAAGGTGTGAAGTGTTTGGGAAGTGGCGGGCCCGCATGGGGATGGCGGGGTTCGAGTTGAGGCCCATGGGCCCAAACGTGACCGAGTCGTTGAAAAATCGACTGGTGTCGGGAAACCGAGTCAACTCGGGGTTCACGGTTAAAGAAGAGAATGGAGGGGTTTGTTTTGGTTGGATAAGCCGCACTCTCACCGTCGCATCCGCTTGGCGTTAA